A single window of Polaribacter sp. SA4-10 DNA harbors:
- a CDS encoding TonB-dependent receptor, translated as MDKKLVFIKFLLLLFVLFSFQITIAQEHKKKIIPLAVLLDKISNEHEIFFTYNANLLSNKFIQEEGFVNLSLIESISLLEKLTPFLFDDLGNNYYVIYAEKESNKRRIHSKEESVFSTSIVVDSTFNRNKIIVKGIVLSSDNEPLSGATLQEKESLIGVTTNRDGTFELEIKQNSLVTVSFLGHNSKTIQLFPNIFNTITLLSGQELDEVQVVGSRNKNRVANDTPVAIDFIDIEKTATKSSQVEVNQFLQYEIPSFNATKQSGSDGADHIDPATIRGLGPDQTLVLINGKRRHQASLINLYGTRGRGNSGTDLNAIPISAIKRIELLRDGASAQYGSDAIAGVLNIVLKDADNQLNVTTTLGFHNANTNNFFPNKVDGTTYKIALNYGVKIAKGGFVNFSTEALSSDNTFRNGTATRENFGQAAIKNVSLFFNTEIPIYRNIKLYANGGFNYKKPEAYAFTRRPESERNVLEIYPVGFNPLITSNILDNSLSVGMITNLKEWNVDLNNTFGRNNFHYFIKNTLNATLEENSPTEFDAGGHQLIQNTTSIDFSKYFLATSYGFNIALGLEHRLDKYKIFSGEEASYGSYDSSGAVVDSQTPISDYTIYNGKIRPGGSQGFPGYSTENEVDRSRSNFGIYVDTEVDFSKKFMIGAALRFEYYSDFGSTLNYKLASRYRITKKLNLRSSFSTGFRAPSLAQSYYNLTFTNFIGNTPTESFLIANNSSIARRFNIDNLKEEKAINASLGFTAKLGAMFNLAIDGYYVSIKDRIILSGNFDASILGLGIDNVQFFANGVNTETTGVDLVLNWKKKTENSKISIDLSGNVNYMSITNINNKELDKETFFGERDRQFLLASAPKSKFSLGMNYEYKKLKTALNFTRFSSVKLIDWQISEEISNFNNSEVERLEAATDIYQPKITTDIHFSYQLNKIINLQLGANNLFNIYPTKQNNFTDSGGLWDATQMGTNGSFYYTKLNLKL; from the coding sequence ATGGACAAAAAATTAGTATTCATAAAATTTTTACTACTTCTTTTTGTCCTCTTTAGTTTTCAAATAACAATTGCTCAAGAGCATAAAAAAAAGATAATTCCTTTAGCTGTTTTACTAGACAAAATTAGTAACGAGCATGAAATTTTCTTTACTTATAATGCTAATTTACTTTCAAATAAATTTATACAAGAAGAAGGTTTTGTAAACTTATCTTTAATAGAATCTATTTCATTATTAGAAAAATTAACACCATTTCTATTTGATGACTTAGGTAATAATTACTATGTTATTTACGCTGAAAAAGAATCTAATAAGAGAAGAATTCATTCAAAAGAAGAATCAGTTTTCTCTACGAGTATTGTTGTTGATAGTACTTTTAATAGAAATAAAATAATTGTTAAAGGAATTGTTTTAAGTTCAGATAACGAGCCTCTTAGTGGAGCTACATTACAAGAAAAAGAATCATTAATAGGAGTAACAACAAATAGAGATGGAACATTTGAACTTGAAATTAAACAAAATAGTTTAGTCACTGTTAGTTTTTTAGGTCATAATTCTAAAACTATTCAACTTTTTCCAAATATATTTAATACAATAACTTTATTATCTGGTCAAGAGTTAGATGAAGTACAAGTTGTTGGTTCAAGAAATAAAAATAGAGTTGCAAATGATACACCTGTAGCTATAGATTTTATAGATATAGAAAAAACAGCAACAAAAAGTAGTCAGGTAGAGGTTAATCAATTTTTACAATATGAAATCCCTTCATTTAACGCAACAAAACAATCTGGATCAGATGGAGCAGATCATATAGACCCTGCAACAATAAGAGGTTTAGGTCCAGACCAAACATTAGTTTTAATTAACGGCAAAAGAAGACATCAAGCATCTTTAATAAATTTATATGGAACAAGAGGAAGAGGTAATTCTGGTACAGATTTAAATGCAATTCCCATATCTGCTATAAAAAGAATAGAATTATTAAGAGACGGTGCTTCTGCTCAATATGGCTCTGATGCAATAGCGGGTGTTTTAAATATTGTTTTAAAAGATGCAGATAATCAATTAAATGTTACAACTACTTTAGGGTTTCATAATGCGAATACTAATAATTTTTTTCCAAATAAAGTGGATGGAACTACCTACAAAATTGCATTAAATTACGGAGTAAAAATAGCTAAAGGAGGGTTTGTAAATTTTTCTACAGAAGCATTATCATCAGACAATACTTTTAGAAATGGAACAGCTACAAGAGAAAATTTTGGACAAGCGGCAATAAAAAATGTGAGTCTATTTTTTAATACTGAAATACCTATTTATAGAAATATAAAACTGTATGCAAATGGTGGTTTTAATTATAAAAAACCAGAAGCTTATGCATTTACGAGAAGACCAGAAAGTGAAAGAAACGTGCTTGAAATTTATCCTGTAGGATTTAATCCATTAATAACTTCCAATATTTTAGACAATTCATTATCTGTAGGAATGATTACTAATTTGAAAGAATGGAATGTAGATTTAAACAATACATTTGGAAGAAATAACTTTCATTATTTTATTAAAAATACACTGAATGCTACGCTTGAAGAAAACTCTCCAACAGAGTTTGACGCAGGCGGACATCAATTAATACAAAATACAACGAGTATAGATTTTTCTAAATACTTTTTAGCAACATCTTATGGGTTTAATATCGCTTTAGGCTTAGAACACAGATTAGATAAATACAAAATATTTTCTGGTGAAGAAGCTTCATACGGTTCCTATGATAGTAGTGGAGCTGTAGTAGATTCACAAACTCCAATTTCAGATTATACAATTTATAATGGAAAAATTAGACCAGGAGGTTCTCAGGGTTTTCCAGGGTATTCTACAGAAAATGAAGTAGATAGAAGTAGGTCTAATTTTGGCATTTATGTAGATACAGAAGTAGATTTTTCTAAAAAGTTTATGATTGGCGCTGCTTTACGTTTTGAATATTATAGTGATTTTGGAAGCACATTAAATTATAAACTAGCTTCTAGATATAGAATTACCAAAAAATTGAACCTAAGAAGCTCTTTTAGCACCGGTTTTAGAGCACCTTCTTTGGCACAGAGTTATTACAATTTAACCTTCACAAATTTCATAGGAAATACACCAACAGAATCTTTTTTAATAGCAAATAATAGCTCCATTGCAAGAAGATTTAATATTGATAACTTAAAGGAAGAAAAAGCTATAAATGCTAGTTTAGGGTTTACAGCAAAATTAGGTGCGATGTTTAATTTAGCAATAGACGGGTATTATGTATCTATTAAAGACAGAATTATTTTAAGCGGTAATTTTGATGCTTCAATTTTAGGCTTAGGCATAGACAATGTTCAATTCTTTGCAAATGGTGTAAATACGGAAACTACAGGAGTAGATTTGGTTTTAAATTGGAAGAAAAAAACGGAAAACAGTAAAATATCTATCGACCTTTCTGGGAATGTAAATTACATGAGTATTACAAATATTAATAATAAAGAGCTAGATAAAGAAACTTTTTTTGGAGAAAGAGATCGACAATTTTTATTAGCATCTGCTCCAAAAAGTAAGTTTAGTTTAGGAATGAACTATGAATATAAAAAGTTAAAAACAGCATTAAATTTTACAAGATTTAGCAGCGTAAAGTTAATTGATTGGCAAATAAGCGAAGAGATATCAAACTTCAATAATTCAGAGGTAGAAAGATTAGAAGCAGCTACAGATATTTATCAACCAAAAATAACAACAGATATTCATTTTAGTTATCAATTAAATAAAATAATTAATCTACAATTGGGAGCCAATAACTTGTTTAACATTTACCCAACTAAACAAAATAATTTTACGGATAGTGGTGGGTTATGGGATGCTACACAAATGGGAACAAATGGCTCATTTTACTACACAAAATTGAATTTAAAACTATAA
- a CDS encoding FecR family protein: MIKKKYNTINDFLEDESFKNWALQNTGTDINFWEFWIANNPDKKEVVNKAKDLVLGISFDKKFVSKEKVAFEWGKLESRIQANKAVPKRKVRFLRQISAAASILLLISVGFYFINKNTKVTHKTNFGEILNIKLQDGSDVTLNSNSSLSYYKNESRRVWLSGEAFFQVDKKETTNAKFWVITDDLSVEVYGTSFNVNTKKKKTDVFLEEGSIWLSLKNGENKKMIPGNYISYSSKKNEILEDKNIFNPIVKTSWKDGSLLFENLSLEKAMEKIEESYGYSIVFKDDKSKNTLITGAVPITNIDICLKAIEKSVDVTIIKKNNSLIISEK, encoded by the coding sequence ATGATTAAGAAAAAATATAATACCATTAATGACTTTTTAGAAGATGAATCTTTTAAAAATTGGGCATTACAGAATACTGGTACAGACATAAATTTTTGGGAGTTTTGGATTGCAAACAATCCCGACAAAAAAGAAGTAGTAAATAAAGCTAAAGATTTAGTTTTAGGAATCTCTTTTGATAAAAAATTTGTTAGTAAAGAGAAAGTTGCTTTTGAATGGGGGAAATTAGAATCTAGAATTCAGGCAAATAAAGCAGTACCAAAAAGAAAAGTTAGGTTTTTAAGACAAATAAGTGCAGCAGCATCTATTTTATTATTAATATCAGTTGGGTTTTATTTCATTAACAAAAATACAAAAGTTACACACAAAACCAATTTTGGGGAAATCTTGAATATTAAATTACAAGATGGTAGTGATGTTACATTAAACTCTAATTCTAGTTTATCTTATTATAAAAACGAAAGTAGAAGAGTCTGGTTATCTGGTGAAGCATTTTTTCAGGTTGATAAAAAGGAAACTACCAATGCTAAGTTTTGGGTTATAACAGATGATTTGTCTGTAGAAGTGTATGGCACCTCTTTTAATGTAAATACAAAAAAGAAAAAAACAGACGTATTCTTAGAAGAAGGAAGTATCTGGTTATCACTTAAAAATGGGGAGAATAAAAAAATGATTCCTGGTAACTATATCTCTTATTCATCAAAGAAAAATGAAATTTTAGAAGACAAAAACATCTTTAATCCTATTGTAAAAACTTCTTGGAAAGATGGTTCTTTACTTTTTGAAAACCTATCTTTGGAAAAAGCTATGGAAAAAATAGAAGAATCGTATGGTTATTCTATTGTTTTTAAAGATGATAAAAGTAAAAATACTTTAATTACAGGAGCTGTTCCTATTACAAATATTGACATCTGTTTAAAAGCGATTGAAAAATCAGTTGATGTAACTATTATTAAAAAAAATAATAGTTTAATTATAAGTGAAAAATAG